A single Limanda limanda chromosome 19, fLimLim1.1, whole genome shotgun sequence DNA region contains:
- the LOC133025845 gene encoding histone-binding protein RBBP4-like isoform X4, protein MADKEAGAYDDAVEERVINEEYKIWKKNTPFLYDLVMTHALEWPSLTAQWLPDVSRPEGKDYSVHRLVLGTHTSDEQNHLVIASVQLPNDDAQFDASQYDSEKGEFGGFGSVSGKIEIEIKINHEGEVNRARYMPQNPCIIATKTPTSDVLVFDYTKHPSKPDPSGECRPDLRLRGHQKEGYGLSWNSNLSGCLLSASDDHTICMWDISAVPKEGKIVDAKTIFTGHTAVVEDVSWHLLHESLFGSVADDQKLMIWDTRSNNTSKPSHAVDAHIAEVNCLSFNPYSEFILATGSADKTVALWDLRNLKLKLHSFESHKDEIFQVQWSPHNETILASSGTDRRLNVWDLSKIGEEQSPEDAEDGPPELLFIHGGHTAKISDFSWNPNEPWVICSVSEDNIMQVWQMAENIYNDEDPEGATEPEATT, encoded by the exons ATGGCGGACAAGGAAG CTGGCGCATACGATGATGCGGTGGAGGAGAGGGTGATCAATGAGGAGTACAAGATCTGGAAGAAGAACACCCCTTTCCTCTATGACCTGGTTATGACCCACGCCTTGGAGTGGCCCAGCCTCACTGCCCAGTGGCTGCCTGATGTCTCCAG GCCGGAGGGGAAGGATTACAGTGTGCACCGACTGGTGCTGGGCACCCACACATCTGATGAGCAGAATCACCTAGTCATTGCCAGCGTCCAGCTGCCCAACGATGATGCCCAGTTCGACGCCTCACAGTATGACAGTGAAAAAGGAG AGTTTGGAGGTTTTGGCTCAGTGAGTGGCAAGATCGAGATAGAAATCAAGATCAACCACGAAGGAGAGGTGAATCGTGCCCGTTATATGCCACAGAATCCCTGCATCATCGCCACCAAGACCCCCACCTCagatgtgcttgtgtttgactaCACCAAGCATCCGTCCAAGCCAG ATCCCTCTGGAGAGTGTCGCCCTGATCTACGTCTCAGAGGTCATCAGAAAGAGGGCTATGGTCTCTCCTGGAATTCAAATCTGTCTGGCTGTCTACTAAGTGCATCAGATGATCAT ACGATCTGTATGTGGGATATCAGTGCTGTTCCAAAGGAGGGGAAGATAGTTGATGCAAAGACGATATTCACCGGTCACACGGCTGTGGTGGAAGATGTCTCTTGGCACTTGCTACATGAGTCCCTCTTTGGATCTGTAGCAGATGACCAGAAGCTCATGAT TTGGGACACGCGCTCAAACAACACCTCCAAACCCAGCCATGCTGTCGATGCCCATATTGCAGAGGTCAACTGTTTGTCATTTAACCCTTACAGCGAGTTCATCCTTgccactggttctgcagacaag ACTGTGGCTCTTTGGGACCTGAGAAACCTCAAATTGAAGCTGCATTCCTTTGAGTCACACAAGGACGAGATCTTCCAG GTTCAGTGGTCCCCTCATAATGAGACCATTTTGGCATCTAGTGGGACAGACCGTCGCCTCAATGTCTGGGATCTCAG TAAAATCGGAGAGGAGCAGTCCCCAGAAGATGCAGAAGATGGCCCACCTGAGCTACTG TTTATTCACGGAGGCCACACAGCCAAAATCTCGGACTTCTCCTGGAACCCCAACGAACCCTGGGtcatctgctctgtgtctgaagACAACATTATGCAAGTCTGGCAAATG GCTGAGAACATCTACAACGATGAAGATCCTGAAGGTGCAACAGAACCTGAAGCCACAACCTAA
- the LOC133025845 gene encoding histone-binding protein RBBP4-like isoform X3 has protein sequence MADKEAGAYDDAVEERVINEEYKIWKKNTPFLYDLVMTHALEWPSLTAQWLPDVSRPEGKDYSVHRLVLGTHTSDEQNHLVIASVQLPNDDAQFDASQYDSEKGEFGGFGSVSGKIEIEIKINHEGEVNRARYMPQNPCIIATKTPTSDVLVFDYTKHPSKPADPSGECRPDLRLRGHQKEGYGLSWNSNLSGCLLSASDDHTICMWDISAVPKEGKIVDAKTIFTGHTAVVEDVSWHLLHESLFGSVADDQKLMIWDTRSNNTSKPSHAVDAHIAEVNCLSFNPYSEFILATGSADKTVALWDLRNLKLKLHSFESHKDEIFQVQWSPHNETILASSGTDRRLNVWDLSKIGEEQSPEDAEDGPPELLFIHGGHTAKISDFSWNPNEPWVICSVSEDNIMQVWQMAENIYNDEDPEGATEPEATT, from the exons ATGGCGGACAAGGAAG CTGGCGCATACGATGATGCGGTGGAGGAGAGGGTGATCAATGAGGAGTACAAGATCTGGAAGAAGAACACCCCTTTCCTCTATGACCTGGTTATGACCCACGCCTTGGAGTGGCCCAGCCTCACTGCCCAGTGGCTGCCTGATGTCTCCAG GCCGGAGGGGAAGGATTACAGTGTGCACCGACTGGTGCTGGGCACCCACACATCTGATGAGCAGAATCACCTAGTCATTGCCAGCGTCCAGCTGCCCAACGATGATGCCCAGTTCGACGCCTCACAGTATGACAGTGAAAAAGGAG AGTTTGGAGGTTTTGGCTCAGTGAGTGGCAAGATCGAGATAGAAATCAAGATCAACCACGAAGGAGAGGTGAATCGTGCCCGTTATATGCCACAGAATCCCTGCATCATCGCCACCAAGACCCCCACCTCagatgtgcttgtgtttgactaCACCAAGCATCCGTCCAAGCCAG CAGATCCCTCTGGAGAGTGTCGCCCTGATCTACGTCTCAGAGGTCATCAGAAAGAGGGCTATGGTCTCTCCTGGAATTCAAATCTGTCTGGCTGTCTACTAAGTGCATCAGATGATCAT ACGATCTGTATGTGGGATATCAGTGCTGTTCCAAAGGAGGGGAAGATAGTTGATGCAAAGACGATATTCACCGGTCACACGGCTGTGGTGGAAGATGTCTCTTGGCACTTGCTACATGAGTCCCTCTTTGGATCTGTAGCAGATGACCAGAAGCTCATGAT TTGGGACACGCGCTCAAACAACACCTCCAAACCCAGCCATGCTGTCGATGCCCATATTGCAGAGGTCAACTGTTTGTCATTTAACCCTTACAGCGAGTTCATCCTTgccactggttctgcagacaag ACTGTGGCTCTTTGGGACCTGAGAAACCTCAAATTGAAGCTGCATTCCTTTGAGTCACACAAGGACGAGATCTTCCAG GTTCAGTGGTCCCCTCATAATGAGACCATTTTGGCATCTAGTGGGACAGACCGTCGCCTCAATGTCTGGGATCTCAG TAAAATCGGAGAGGAGCAGTCCCCAGAAGATGCAGAAGATGGCCCACCTGAGCTACTG TTTATTCACGGAGGCCACACAGCCAAAATCTCGGACTTCTCCTGGAACCCCAACGAACCCTGGGtcatctgctctgtgtctgaagACAACATTATGCAAGTCTGGCAAATG GCTGAGAACATCTACAACGATGAAGATCCTGAAGGTGCAACAGAACCTGAAGCCACAACCTAA
- the LOC133025845 gene encoding histone-binding protein RBBP4-like isoform X1 — protein MADKEGPFLSATAGAYDDAVEERVINEEYKIWKKNTPFLYDLVMTHALEWPSLTAQWLPDVSRPEGKDYSVHRLVLGTHTSDEQNHLVIASVQLPNDDAQFDASQYDSEKGEFGGFGSVSGKIEIEIKINHEGEVNRARYMPQNPCIIATKTPTSDVLVFDYTKHPSKPADPSGECRPDLRLRGHQKEGYGLSWNSNLSGCLLSASDDHTICMWDISAVPKEGKIVDAKTIFTGHTAVVEDVSWHLLHESLFGSVADDQKLMIWDTRSNNTSKPSHAVDAHIAEVNCLSFNPYSEFILATGSADKTVALWDLRNLKLKLHSFESHKDEIFQVQWSPHNETILASSGTDRRLNVWDLSKIGEEQSPEDAEDGPPELLFIHGGHTAKISDFSWNPNEPWVICSVSEDNIMQVWQMAENIYNDEDPEGATEPEATT, from the exons ATGGCGGACAAGGAAG GTCCCTTTCTGTCCGCTACAGCTGGCGCATACGATGATGCGGTGGAGGAGAGGGTGATCAATGAGGAGTACAAGATCTGGAAGAAGAACACCCCTTTCCTCTATGACCTGGTTATGACCCACGCCTTGGAGTGGCCCAGCCTCACTGCCCAGTGGCTGCCTGATGTCTCCAG GCCGGAGGGGAAGGATTACAGTGTGCACCGACTGGTGCTGGGCACCCACACATCTGATGAGCAGAATCACCTAGTCATTGCCAGCGTCCAGCTGCCCAACGATGATGCCCAGTTCGACGCCTCACAGTATGACAGTGAAAAAGGAG AGTTTGGAGGTTTTGGCTCAGTGAGTGGCAAGATCGAGATAGAAATCAAGATCAACCACGAAGGAGAGGTGAATCGTGCCCGTTATATGCCACAGAATCCCTGCATCATCGCCACCAAGACCCCCACCTCagatgtgcttgtgtttgactaCACCAAGCATCCGTCCAAGCCAG CAGATCCCTCTGGAGAGTGTCGCCCTGATCTACGTCTCAGAGGTCATCAGAAAGAGGGCTATGGTCTCTCCTGGAATTCAAATCTGTCTGGCTGTCTACTAAGTGCATCAGATGATCAT ACGATCTGTATGTGGGATATCAGTGCTGTTCCAAAGGAGGGGAAGATAGTTGATGCAAAGACGATATTCACCGGTCACACGGCTGTGGTGGAAGATGTCTCTTGGCACTTGCTACATGAGTCCCTCTTTGGATCTGTAGCAGATGACCAGAAGCTCATGAT TTGGGACACGCGCTCAAACAACACCTCCAAACCCAGCCATGCTGTCGATGCCCATATTGCAGAGGTCAACTGTTTGTCATTTAACCCTTACAGCGAGTTCATCCTTgccactggttctgcagacaag ACTGTGGCTCTTTGGGACCTGAGAAACCTCAAATTGAAGCTGCATTCCTTTGAGTCACACAAGGACGAGATCTTCCAG GTTCAGTGGTCCCCTCATAATGAGACCATTTTGGCATCTAGTGGGACAGACCGTCGCCTCAATGTCTGGGATCTCAG TAAAATCGGAGAGGAGCAGTCCCCAGAAGATGCAGAAGATGGCCCACCTGAGCTACTG TTTATTCACGGAGGCCACACAGCCAAAATCTCGGACTTCTCCTGGAACCCCAACGAACCCTGGGtcatctgctctgtgtctgaagACAACATTATGCAAGTCTGGCAAATG GCTGAGAACATCTACAACGATGAAGATCCTGAAGGTGCAACAGAACCTGAAGCCACAACCTAA
- the LOC133025845 gene encoding histone-binding protein RBBP4-like isoform X2 — protein sequence MADKEGPFLSATAGAYDDAVEERVINEEYKIWKKNTPFLYDLVMTHALEWPSLTAQWLPDVSRPEGKDYSVHRLVLGTHTSDEQNHLVIASVQLPNDDAQFDASQYDSEKGEFGGFGSVSGKIEIEIKINHEGEVNRARYMPQNPCIIATKTPTSDVLVFDYTKHPSKPDPSGECRPDLRLRGHQKEGYGLSWNSNLSGCLLSASDDHTICMWDISAVPKEGKIVDAKTIFTGHTAVVEDVSWHLLHESLFGSVADDQKLMIWDTRSNNTSKPSHAVDAHIAEVNCLSFNPYSEFILATGSADKTVALWDLRNLKLKLHSFESHKDEIFQVQWSPHNETILASSGTDRRLNVWDLSKIGEEQSPEDAEDGPPELLFIHGGHTAKISDFSWNPNEPWVICSVSEDNIMQVWQMAENIYNDEDPEGATEPEATT from the exons ATGGCGGACAAGGAAG GTCCCTTTCTGTCCGCTACAGCTGGCGCATACGATGATGCGGTGGAGGAGAGGGTGATCAATGAGGAGTACAAGATCTGGAAGAAGAACACCCCTTTCCTCTATGACCTGGTTATGACCCACGCCTTGGAGTGGCCCAGCCTCACTGCCCAGTGGCTGCCTGATGTCTCCAG GCCGGAGGGGAAGGATTACAGTGTGCACCGACTGGTGCTGGGCACCCACACATCTGATGAGCAGAATCACCTAGTCATTGCCAGCGTCCAGCTGCCCAACGATGATGCCCAGTTCGACGCCTCACAGTATGACAGTGAAAAAGGAG AGTTTGGAGGTTTTGGCTCAGTGAGTGGCAAGATCGAGATAGAAATCAAGATCAACCACGAAGGAGAGGTGAATCGTGCCCGTTATATGCCACAGAATCCCTGCATCATCGCCACCAAGACCCCCACCTCagatgtgcttgtgtttgactaCACCAAGCATCCGTCCAAGCCAG ATCCCTCTGGAGAGTGTCGCCCTGATCTACGTCTCAGAGGTCATCAGAAAGAGGGCTATGGTCTCTCCTGGAATTCAAATCTGTCTGGCTGTCTACTAAGTGCATCAGATGATCAT ACGATCTGTATGTGGGATATCAGTGCTGTTCCAAAGGAGGGGAAGATAGTTGATGCAAAGACGATATTCACCGGTCACACGGCTGTGGTGGAAGATGTCTCTTGGCACTTGCTACATGAGTCCCTCTTTGGATCTGTAGCAGATGACCAGAAGCTCATGAT TTGGGACACGCGCTCAAACAACACCTCCAAACCCAGCCATGCTGTCGATGCCCATATTGCAGAGGTCAACTGTTTGTCATTTAACCCTTACAGCGAGTTCATCCTTgccactggttctgcagacaag ACTGTGGCTCTTTGGGACCTGAGAAACCTCAAATTGAAGCTGCATTCCTTTGAGTCACACAAGGACGAGATCTTCCAG GTTCAGTGGTCCCCTCATAATGAGACCATTTTGGCATCTAGTGGGACAGACCGTCGCCTCAATGTCTGGGATCTCAG TAAAATCGGAGAGGAGCAGTCCCCAGAAGATGCAGAAGATGGCCCACCTGAGCTACTG TTTATTCACGGAGGCCACACAGCCAAAATCTCGGACTTCTCCTGGAACCCCAACGAACCCTGGGtcatctgctctgtgtctgaagACAACATTATGCAAGTCTGGCAAATG GCTGAGAACATCTACAACGATGAAGATCCTGAAGGTGCAACAGAACCTGAAGCCACAACCTAA